In Thermodesulfobacteriota bacterium, the following are encoded in one genomic region:
- a CDS encoding phenylacetate--CoA ligase yields MTETFMPTFKDLEELKAHQLNGLKWTVKHAYQGCPFYRKRLDEVKVRPDDINSLEDIKKLPFTMANDLKDGYPLPLLSVPEAEVVRIHASSGTTGKKKILAYTQKDIDDWARFFARCYEMAELSKKDRVQIAVGYGVWTAGVGFQLGCEKFGAMAIPVGPGNIDMQCQFLVDLQSTVMCCTASMGLLMAEEIHRRGLKDKIALKKMIFGSERSSAAMRKKIKELIGLEDLFDITGMTELYGPGTGLDCPKHEGIHYWADYYILEILDPETMEPVAEGEAGEMVVTTLSKQAAPLIRYRTRDLSRLIDHPCSCGNVLPMHDSIMGRTDDMIIFRAVNIYPGQIDEILSGIPDISCEYQVLLERKADGKDYMLLKVECNTTTDPLGRTELEKKISTEIKKQIMVGCQVELVDYCSLPRSERKSKRIFDNRPQ; encoded by the coding sequence ATGACAGAAACTTTTATGCCAACGTTTAAGGATTTAGAAGAATTGAAAGCCCACCAGTTAAACGGCCTGAAATGGACGGTTAAACACGCATACCAGGGCTGCCCATTTTACCGGAAAAGGCTGGATGAGGTAAAGGTCCGTCCTGATGATATCAACTCCCTTGAAGATATCAAAAAACTTCCGTTTACCATGGCAAATGATCTCAAAGATGGATACCCGCTGCCGCTTTTATCCGTACCGGAAGCAGAGGTGGTAAGAATCCACGCTTCATCCGGAACCACCGGGAAAAAGAAAATTCTTGCCTATACCCAAAAAGATATAGACGACTGGGCCCGATTTTTCGCCAGATGTTACGAAATGGCCGAGCTGTCCAAGAAAGACAGGGTTCAGATAGCGGTGGGGTATGGTGTCTGGACAGCGGGCGTGGGATTTCAGCTGGGATGTGAAAAATTTGGCGCCATGGCAATACCGGTGGGACCGGGAAATATAGACATGCAGTGTCAGTTTCTGGTTGATCTGCAATCTACGGTGATGTGCTGCACCGCTTCCATGGGACTGCTGATGGCCGAAGAAATACACCGAAGAGGTTTGAAAGATAAGATTGCACTGAAAAAAATGATTTTCGGATCCGAAAGAAGTTCTGCGGCCATGAGGAAAAAAATTAAAGAACTCATCGGACTCGAGGACTTATTTGATATCACCGGAATGACCGAACTTTACGGGCCCGGTACAGGATTAGATTGCCCAAAGCATGAGGGGATCCACTACTGGGCGGATTACTACATTCTGGAAATACTGGACCCGGAAACCATGGAACCCGTGGCAGAGGGTGAAGCCGGGGAAATGGTCGTTACCACCCTCAGCAAACAAGCCGCTCCTTTGATTAGATACCGGACACGGGACTTAAGCAGGTTAATCGATCACCCGTGCTCGTGCGGCAATGTCCTGCCGATGCATGACAGTATCATGGGTCGAACCGATGACATGATCATATTCCGTGCAGTGAATATCTATCCCGGCCAGATAGATGAAATCCTATCCGGTATTCCCGATATCAGTTGCGAATATCAAGTGCTTCTCGAAAGGAAAGCGGATGGAAAAGATTACATGCTTCTTAAAGTGGAGTGCAACACCACTACGGATCCATTAGGCAGAACGGAGCTGGAGAAAAAAATCTCAACAGAAATAAAAAAACAGATCATGGTGGGTTGCCAGGTAGAGCTGGTGGATTACTGCAGCCTTCCGAGATCGGAACGGAAATCCAAAAGAATATTTGATAACAGACCACAGTAA